A window of Zingiber officinale cultivar Zhangliang chromosome 5A, Zo_v1.1, whole genome shotgun sequence contains these coding sequences:
- the LOC121979750 gene encoding extensin-like isoform X2 translates to MESWRQLSHLVCFILLLLLLVESAESRSLRRDGERHKVKALSHLGTSYETSDPYYYAGSPFSMPPYGDAMGPGSSSAQDYPPFCIYPPLTPLPPTMTPYLPSPPPPPLESTNPPEFPVPSPPVYIPGPPETVPIPPVYEPNPPTAVPSPTGFVPSPPPPSFTIPGTPGFLPSPPPPSYIVPGTPELVPFPPPPPPPQPIYVFPTPPGFVPSPPEFVPSPPEFVPGPPIFLPPVVYPSPLAPPPQVRGRWCVAKPSVPDPIIQEAMNYACGSGADCDSIQPSGPCYEPNTMIGHASFAFNGYWQRTKVAGGTCDFGGTAMLVTKDPSYDGCHFIIY, encoded by the exons ATGGAGTCATGGAGACAGCTCTCTCATCTCGTTTgctttattcttcttcttctgcttcttgTCGAGAGTGCAG AGAGTAGAAGCTTGAGACGCGATGGCGAGCGGCACAAGGTGAAGGCGTTGAGTCATTTAGGCACGAGCTATGAGACCTCTGATCCGTACTACTACGCGGGTTCGCCATTCTCGATGCCTCCCTATGGAGACGCCATGGGTCCTGGTTCCTCTTCCGCGCAAGACTACCCTCCCTTTTGCATCTACCCGCCGCTCACTCCGCTGCCGCCGACTATGACTCCTTACCTCCCTtccccgccgccgccgccgttggAGTCCACCAATCCGCCTGAGTTCCCCGTGCCAAGCCCGCCGGTCTACATCCCCGGCCCGCCCGAGACGGTGCCGATCCCGCCCGTGTACGAGCCCAATCCGCCAACTGCTGTCCCCAGCCCAACGGGCTTCGTGCCGAGCCCGCCGCCGCCGAGCTTTACCATCCCCGGCACGCCAGGGTTCCTGCCGTCCCCGCCGCCGCCGAGCTATATCGTCCCAGGCACGCCGGAGTTGGTTCCTttcccgccgccgccgccgccgccgcagccGATCTACGTGTTCCCAACTCCGCCGGGTTTCGTGCCGAGCCCGCCGGAGTTCGTGCCGAGCCCGCCGGAATTCGTGCCGGGGCCTCCTATTTTCCTGCCTCCGGTGGTGTACCCGTCGCCGTTAGCTCCGCCGCCCCAGGTGCGCGGGCGGTGGTGCGTGGCGAAGCCGTCCGTGCCGGACCCGATCATCCAGGAGGCGATGAACTACGCCTGCGGCTCCGGAGCGGACTGCGACTCGATCCAGCCCAGCGGCCCCTGCTACGAGCCCAACACCATGATCGGCCATGCCTCCTTCGCCTTCAACGGCTACTGGCAGCGGACCAAGGTCGCCGGAGGGACCTGCGACTTCGGGGGAACCGCCATGCTGGTCACCAAAGATCCAA GTTACGACGGCTGCCATTTCATCATCTATTGA
- the LOC121979750 gene encoding extensin-like isoform X1 encodes MESWRQLSHLVCFILLLLLLVESAESRSLRRDGERHKVKALSHLGTSYETSDPYYYAGSPFSMPPYGDAMGPGSSSAQDYPPFCIYPPLTPLPPTMTPYLPSPPPPPLESTNPPEFPVPSPPVYIPGPPETVPIPPVYEPNPPTAVPSPTGFVPSPPPPSFTIPGTPGFLPSPPPPSYIVPGTPELVPFPPPPPPPQPIYVFPTPPGFVPSPPEFVPSPPEFVPGPPIFLPPVVYPSPLAPPPQVRGRWCVAKPSVPDPIIQEAMNYACGSGADCDSIQPSGPCYEPNTMIGHASFAFNGYWQRTKVAGGTCDFGGTAMLVTKDPSQSFFVLNLLQRSLHLTVDHINHASHPFSRLRRLPFHHLLKDSTTVSRKVPGKEQFKCYNFLPNG; translated from the exons ATGGAGTCATGGAGACAGCTCTCTCATCTCGTTTgctttattcttcttcttctgcttcttgTCGAGAGTGCAG AGAGTAGAAGCTTGAGACGCGATGGCGAGCGGCACAAGGTGAAGGCGTTGAGTCATTTAGGCACGAGCTATGAGACCTCTGATCCGTACTACTACGCGGGTTCGCCATTCTCGATGCCTCCCTATGGAGACGCCATGGGTCCTGGTTCCTCTTCCGCGCAAGACTACCCTCCCTTTTGCATCTACCCGCCGCTCACTCCGCTGCCGCCGACTATGACTCCTTACCTCCCTtccccgccgccgccgccgttggAGTCCACCAATCCGCCTGAGTTCCCCGTGCCAAGCCCGCCGGTCTACATCCCCGGCCCGCCCGAGACGGTGCCGATCCCGCCCGTGTACGAGCCCAATCCGCCAACTGCTGTCCCCAGCCCAACGGGCTTCGTGCCGAGCCCGCCGCCGCCGAGCTTTACCATCCCCGGCACGCCAGGGTTCCTGCCGTCCCCGCCGCCGCCGAGCTATATCGTCCCAGGCACGCCGGAGTTGGTTCCTttcccgccgccgccgccgccgccgcagccGATCTACGTGTTCCCAACTCCGCCGGGTTTCGTGCCGAGCCCGCCGGAGTTCGTGCCGAGCCCGCCGGAATTCGTGCCGGGGCCTCCTATTTTCCTGCCTCCGGTGGTGTACCCGTCGCCGTTAGCTCCGCCGCCCCAGGTGCGCGGGCGGTGGTGCGTGGCGAAGCCGTCCGTGCCGGACCCGATCATCCAGGAGGCGATGAACTACGCCTGCGGCTCCGGAGCGGACTGCGACTCGATCCAGCCCAGCGGCCCCTGCTACGAGCCCAACACCATGATCGGCCATGCCTCCTTCGCCTTCAACGGCTACTGGCAGCGGACCAAGGTCGCCGGAGGGACCTGCGACTTCGGGGGAACCGCCATGCTGGTCACCAAAGATCCAAGTCAGTCATTCTTCGTCTTAAATTTGTTACAGAGATCGTTGCATCTTACTGTTGATCACATAAATCATGCTTCGCACCCTTTCTCCAGGTTACGACGGCTGCCATTTCATCATCTATTGAAAGACTCGACGACAGTCTCAAGAAAAGTTCCAGGGAAAGAGCAATTTAAGTGCTACAATTTTCTCCCAAATGGTTAA
- the LOC121979751 gene encoding remorin 4.1-like, with product MLNDPRPRTAAAAAAAAADHEDATAGDAAEFRDIHVLAPPTSHLGRGRLGDLWEGGSVRSTASLSVGSAEGVNEGGFTSMSREFNAMVVAGSNFQQQQNDGGGSVADDQLTRIGEDELEEINPLAIVPDNNPFPSPRRPSSAAGGGESSSSSSVGVPVHVVKKEEVETKIAAWQVAEVAKINNRFKREEVVINGWENNQTEKATTWLKKVERKLDEQRAKATEKMQNDVARAQQKAAERRASAESKRGTKITKVLELANFMRAVGRAPSKRSFF from the exons ATGTTGAATGATCCCAGGCCCcgcaccgccgccgccgccgccgccgccgctgccgaCCATGAAGACGCTACCGCCGGGGACGCCGCAGAGTTCCGTGACATCCACGTGTTAGCCCCGCCGACCTCGCACCTCGGCCGCGGCCGCCTCGGGGACCTTTGGGAAGGCGGCAGCGTCCGCTCAACGGCCTCCCTCTCCGTCGGGAGTGCGGAAGGCGTCAACGAGGGCGGCTTCACTAGTATGAGCAGGGAGTTCAACGCCATGGTCGTCGCAGGCTCCAACTTTCAGCAGCAGCAGAACGATGGCGGCGGCAGCGTGGCTGACGATCAGCTTACGCGCATCGGCGAGGACGAGCTGGAGGAGATCAATCCGCTGGCAATCGTCCCTGACAATAACCCCTTTCCCTCCCCCCGCCGCCCATCATCCGCGGCCGGCGGCGGcgagtcctcctcctcctcctccgtcgGGGTCCCTGTCCACGTCGTCAAGAAGGAGGAGGTGGAGACAAAGATCGCCGCATGGCAGGTCGCCGAAGTCGCGAAGATCAACAACAGGTTCAAGCGCGAGGAAGTGGTCATCAACGGGTGGGAGAACAACCAGACGGAGAAAGCCACGACTTGGCTGAAGAAAGTTGAG CGGAAGTTGGACGAGCAGCGAGCCAAGGCGACGGAGAAGATGCAGAACGACGTGGCGAGGGCGCAACAGAAGGCGGCGGAAAGGCGGGCGTCGGCGGAGTCCAAGAGGGGAACCAAGATCACCAAGGTGCTCGAGCTTGCCAATTTCATGAGAGCCGTGGGCAGAGCTCCATCCAAGCGATCCTTCTTCTAG
- the LOC121979752 gene encoding inositol monophosphatase 3-like: MGENYDASVLDGFLAVAVDAAKSAGEIIRQGFYQTKHVEHKGQVDLVTETDKACEELIFNYLKKHYPCHKFIGEETSAAFGISELTDEPTWIVDPLDGTTNFVHGFPFVCVSIGLSIGKVPTVGVVYNPIIKELFTGVLGQGAFLNGTPIKASSQNELVKALLVTEVGTKRDKETVDNTTSKINKLLYKVRSLRMCGSLALNFCGIACGRLDLCYEIGFGGPWDVAAGAIIVREAGGHVFDPSGGDFDLMSQRAAASNSHLKDAFIRELNKSE; the protein is encoded by the exons ATGGGAGAAAACTACG ATGCCTCGGTCCTCGATGGGTTCCTCGCCGTCGCAGTGGACGCCGCTAAGAGTGCCGGAGAG ATTATTCGCCAAGGGTTTTACCAGACGAAGCATGTGGAGCACAAGGGCCAG gtggatttagtcacTGAAACTGATAAGGCATGCGAAGAACTCATCTTCAATTACCTTAAGAAGCACTACCCTTGCCATAAA TTTATTGGTGAAGAAACTTCTGCCGCTTTTGGCATTTCTGAGCTGACCGATGAACCTACCTGGATTGTTGATCCACTGGATGGAACCACTAATTTTGTCCATGG CTTCCCCTTTGTCTGTGTCTCCATTGGTCTCTCAATTGGAAAGGTTCCAACTGTTGGTGTTGTCTATAATCCGATAATTAAGGAG CTCTTTACTGGAGTTCTTGGACAAGGTGCCTTCCTTAATGGAACTCCTATAAAAG CTTCATCTCAAAATGAACTAGTCAAGGCCCTTCTTGTCACCGAG GTTGGTACAAAGCGTGATAAAGAGACAGTCGATAACACAACCAGCAAAATCAACAAATTACTTTACAAA GTAAGGTCTCTCAGGATGTGTGGTTCCCTTGCTCTGAACTTTTGTGGTATTGCATGCGGGAGGCTGGACTTGTGCTATGAGATAGGATTTGGTGGACCATG GGATGTAGCAGCTGGTGCCATAATTGTTCGAGAAGCAGGTGGACATGTGTTTGACCC ATCTGGTGGAGATTTCGATCTAATGTCTCAAAGAGCTGCAGCATCAAATAGCCACTTGAAGGATGCCTTCATTCGAGAATTAAATAAATCTGAGTAA